DNA sequence from the Malus domestica chromosome 11, GDT2T_hap1 genome:
GTTCCTCTTCAACATCATGAAGCACATAATCCGTGTCCGGCTGATGACCCATGTCAGTTAATCGGTTATTTAAGTCATCAAGCTTTGAATATATAAGGTCTGACATGGGATGTGAATTGTCACCAGCCAAGAATGAGTAGGTCTTGTTATTCACCTCAATCCAGCTATACCCGGGTTGCTTTTTCACTTTTCTCTCATCCATGAGTTTCCTAACTTTAGCTCTCTCTTGCCAGTTTCCAGCTGCGGCATAGATATTGGACAGCAGAACATATGCAGCAGAATCATGTGGCTGAAGTGAAATGAGCTTTTCTGCAGCGagttttcccatctctatattgCGGTGAACACGGCAACCACCTAAGAGAGCTCGCCACACATTTGCACCTGCATCAAATGGCATTCCATTTATGATATCCATGGCCTTTTCAAGATTTCCCGCTCGGCTGTATAGATCAACCATACAAGAATAGTGCTCCATTGTTGGATCAATATGGTAATCTTGGACCATAATATTTAAGTATTTTTCACCTTCATCTACTAAGCCTGCATGAGTACAGGCAGATATCACAATAATGAAtgttataccatccatttccaAATTTTGTCTTCGCATATCCTCAAATACTTCAAGAACCTTCTTCCCGTTACCATGTTGAGCATATCCAGAGATAATTGAGTTCCATGAAACTAAGTCTCGCTCTCCTTGCCTCTTGAAAACTTCATTTGCACTCTCAATATTCCCCATCTTTGCATACATGGTGACAAGAGCACTGCTTAGGCATAAAGTATTCTCCaaccttaatttgattgagcaTGCATGAAACTGTTTGCCCTGCTCTACCGCTGATGTAGGTGCAGCACAAGCATTGATGACACTCGACAAGGTAAACATATTAGGTCTGACCCCCTCCCTTGTCAACTGGAGGTAAGTTTTAACAGCTCCCTCAGTATCTCCTATCTGAGCATATCCCGAAAGCATTGCTGACCATGCCACAATGTCCTTCCCTACAATTATTTGAAACACCTTTTCAGCTTCATGAACATTTCCCATCTTAACATAAGCATCTATGAGTGAAGTTCCTACTGAAGGTGACTTCTCATAATTGGTTTTAATGACTTGTGCATGTATTTGGAATATAGACAAAGAAGGGTAGACCATAAGGATGGCAGAATAAGTGAAATCATTTGGTCTAACACCTTCTCGACTCATTTGACAGAATAACTTCAAtgctttctcttttccaccATTCTGCAAGTACCCAGTGATCAATGCCGTCCAAGTTACCACACTTTGAACACCTTGCATCAtagagaaaattttataagcATCATCCATTTCACCACACTTACTGTATGCTACCATAAGTGCTGTTTGAATATTGCGGTCAAATGCCAACCCAGTCTTTACAACCCGGCACTGAAGCTGTCTAGCAAATACCAATTCTTTATAGATAGCACATAACTTAATAACAGTAACAAATATCGCTTCTGTGAACTTAAAGCCCGTAAGCCCCATCTGATTAAACATTTCAAACGCTTCCAAATCAAACCCATTCATCACATAACCTGCAATCAAACTATTCCAAGTAACTGCATCCCTACTTTCCATACCATCAAAAACAGCTCTAGAATCCCTAACAATCCCTGATTTTAGATACATATTAATCAAAGAATTGCACACAGACATAATTGATTCAAAACCTTTCTTTATCACCATGGTATGAACCTGTCTTCCCTTCTCAACCATACCTTCATCTGCCAAAACTCCAAGAACAGTCGCAAATGTATACGGGTTAGGCTTAATTCCTTCCAATTGCATCTCCGAAAACAATTCCAATGCCCGGTCATTCAATCCATTTCTTGCATAACCGGCAACTAACGATGTCCATGACACTACATTTCTATCCCCCATCTCATCAAAGACTCTCCTCCCATCCCCAACACCATCAGTTTTCATATACATATCAACAAGTGAGGTCCCAACACTAACGTCCTCCACAATCCCAGATTTCACACATTGACAATGCAGTAGCTTACCCACAACTTGATCAGATAAACATCCACAAACCTTAAGAACAGAAGACAGAATCGACCCATTAGCCCGTAAACCAGACCGCCAAAGACCCACAAACAGGTTAAGCGCTTCATGGTTACAGTCATTCCGAAAGTACTCGAAAAGCACGTGACTGGATTCTAAAACGTCTCTTTGCGGAGTTTTGTCGAACAGTTGGTGTGCGTTGCTGGATTCCGAGACCAAGCTCTCCGTTTTCGGAGTGAAGGGTATCGCGTGAGGGCGGCCGAGATGATTGGTATGATAGGCAAAGTGGTATTGCTTGGGAGCTGGCTTCGTGTAGGACTGTGTGAGGGGCCTCAAAGCAGGCTTTAGGGTCATGCTCTCCCTCAGTCTCTTGCATTTGCTTCCACGCATGGAGGTGATGAGAGGGAATTACAGAGAAACAAAAACCGCGCGCCGAGTGATGATTTTTAAGAGTTTAACCATGGGCCTTGGGCTTTACTTCTATGGGTCTACAGAACAGATATAAAGTTGGTCACACGTTTGGACGAGGGACTCAAATTCTAAGGAATTCAGGCATAGTGATGAAGCGATGCATCGCAAAGAATTAAAAAGGCACCACATGATCATTACAAAAGACTTGATAGAGAAATTTGTGAATGACTACTCATAATGAGTTATTTATAAATCTCTATCACATACGTTTGTAATACTCATGAAGAACATCACGATCAGAAATATTACAAACGCGACATAAAGACGAAACAAGACCAACCCTACATAACCAAAAGTAACGAAAGGATAACGCTCACGAGGACAAAATCTTGCACTACCATCTTATGAACTTGCAAAAGATGACGCTTTTTCAGCAAAGAAGCTTTTTTATGAGCATCACGAAAATGCCCTCATAGTCCTTTGCCAGGTGAACAAATAACAACACCacagcgaaaaaaaaaaaactcaattaaAAACAAACTCTTTAGAACGATTCCTCAAGGACGGGAGACCCAGTGGCACATATACGTGAGGAAGGGCCTCAcataaatgttaaaaaaataaaacaaatcgaTAATATTTATAAGAGCGTGGAATACATGCCTAAATTGTTAGCTAGTTAAATTTTTTGAGGCGCTAAATGCTTTTTTCATGTGGAAATTATATAGAgagtaattaataaaaaatttgggaGGATTAAGAGAAATAAACTTTCCAATATCAAGTCATGAAAAATAGGATGGATTGAAAACTTTTCgaacaaaaaaaatgagaaaaatggATTGAGAATTTagagaacaaaataaataaatgaaaatttaaacTTTAGTAAAAGCTTAGAGAGATTAGAGAGATTTATAAACCTTAATATTGTTGTGGGTTGTAATTTGGaggataaaatatatgaaatttgaaGAAGGAAAGGACGAAAACTCAAAGTTCATTATTCATCGCTTGGACAATGTGAAGAATATTTTTTGATAATACTAAATCAAactttacattttaattttaaGAGTTGAT
Encoded proteins:
- the LOC103447976 gene encoding pentatricopeptide repeat-containing protein At2g27610 translates to MRGSKCKRLRESMTLKPALRPLTQSYTKPAPKQYHFAYHTNHLGRPHAIPFTPKTESLVSESSNAHQLFDKTPQRDVLESSHVLFEYFRNDCNHEALNLFVGLWRSGLRANGSILSSVLKVCGCLSDQVVGKLLHCQCVKSGIVEDVSVGTSLVDMYMKTDGVGDGRRVFDEMGDRNVVSWTSLVAGYARNGLNDRALELFSEMQLEGIKPNPYTFATVLGVLADEGMVEKGRQVHTMVIKKGFESIMSVCNSLINMYLKSGIVRDSRAVFDGMESRDAVTWNSLIAGYVMNGFDLEAFEMFNQMGLTGFKFTEAIFVTVIKLCAIYKELVFARQLQCRVVKTGLAFDRNIQTALMVAYSKCGEMDDAYKIFSMMQGVQSVVTWTALITGYLQNGGKEKALKLFCQMSREGVRPNDFTYSAILMVYPSLSIFQIHAQVIKTNYEKSPSVGTSLIDAYVKMGNVHEAEKVFQIIVGKDIVAWSAMLSGYAQIGDTEGAVKTYLQLTREGVRPNMFTLSSVINACAAPTSAVEQGKQFHACSIKLRLENTLCLSSALVTMYAKMGNIESANEVFKRQGERDLVSWNSIISGYAQHGNGKKVLEVFEDMRRQNLEMDGITFIIVISACTHAGLVDEGEKYLNIMVQDYHIDPTMEHYSCMVDLYSRAGNLEKAMDIINGMPFDAGANVWRALLGGCRVHRNIEMGKLAAEKLISLQPHDSAAYVLLSNIYAAAGNWQERAKVRKLMDERKVKKQPGYSWIEVNNKTYSFLAGDNSHPMSDLIYSKLDDLNNRLTDMGHQPDTDYVLHDVEEEHKAAFLSQHSERLAIAFGLIATPPGFTIQILKNLRVCGDCHNVIKLISVIEEREIIVRDSNRFHHFKGGLCSCGDYW